A region of Vitis riparia cultivar Riparia Gloire de Montpellier isolate 1030 chromosome 12, EGFV_Vit.rip_1.0, whole genome shotgun sequence DNA encodes the following proteins:
- the LOC117926595 gene encoding phytochrome C has protein sequence MSSKSTNKTNCSRSSSARSKHGARVVAQTPIDAQLHVNFEESERHFDYSASIDFNISSSTGDVPSSTVSAYLQKMQRGNLIQPFGCMIAVDEQNLTVLAYSENAPEMLDLAPHAVPSIEQQEALAIGTDVRTLFRSSGAAALQKAANFGEVNLLNPILVHCRNSGKPFYAILHRIDVGLIIDLEPVNPADVPITAAGALKSYKLAAKAISRLQSLPSGNISLLCDVLVKEASELTGYDRVMVYKFHEDEHGEVIAECRKPDLEPYLGLHYPATDIPQASRFLFMKNKVRMICDCLAPPVKVIQNKRLAQPLSLCGSTLRSPHGCHAQYMANMGSVASLVMSVTINEEDDDTESEQQKGRKLWGLVVCHNTSPRFVPFPLRYACEFLVQVFGVQISKEMELAAQMKEKHILQTQTVLCDMLLRDAPVGIVTQSPNVMDLVRCDGAALYYQKKFWLLGVTPTEAQIRDIVEWLLEYHSGSTGLSTDSLMEAGYPAALVLGDAVCGIAAVKINSNDFLFWFRSHTAKEIKWGGAKHDPDDKDDGRKMHPRSSFKAFLEVVKRRSLPWEDVEMDAIHSLQLILRGSLQDKSADDSKMIVNVPSVDASIKMADDLRIVTNEMVRLIETASVPILAVDAAGCINGWNNKAAELTGLIMQQAIGMPLIDLVENDSADMVKKMLSMALQGIEEQNVEIKLKTFGPQENNGPVILVVNACCSRDIKDNVVGVCFVGQDITGQKMVMDKYTRIQGDYVGIVRNPSALIPPIFMMDEHGRCLEWNDAMQNLSGLKREEATDRMLLGEVFTVNNFGCQVKDHDTLTKLRILLNGAIAGQDAQKLLFGFFDQHGKYIEALLSANKRTDAEGKITGVLCFLHVASPELQHAMQVQRISEQAAADSLKKLAYIRQQIRKPLNGIMFIQNLMDSSELSQDQKKFLRTSMMCQEQLTKIVDDTDLESIEECYMELNSAEFNLGEVLEVVISQAMILSRERRVEIIYDSPAEVSSMFLYGDNLRLQQVLSDFLTNALLFTPAFEGSSVALRVIPRRESIGTKVHIVHLEFRIAHPAPGIPEDLIQQMFHHRQGVSREGLGLYINQKLVKIMNGTVQYLREAQGSSFIILIEFPLAHQNSSQ, from the exons ATGTCCTCAAAGTCTACTAACAAGACGAATTGTTCTAGGAGCAGCTCTGCTCGATCAAAACATGGCGCCCGTGTGGTGGCACAGACCCCAATTGATGCCCAGCTTCATGTGAACTTTGAGGAGTCTGAACGTCATTTTGATTACTCTGCTTCAATTGACTTCAATATCTCAAGTTCCACTGGTGATGTCCCCTCTTCTACGGTCTCAGCCTACCTCCAAAAGATGCAGAGGGGAAACCTGATCCAACCATTTGGCTGCATGATTGCGGTTGATGAGCAGAATCTCACAGTTCTTGCCTACAGCGAAAATGCCCCTGAAATGTTGGACTTAGCCCCACATGCTGTTCCAAGCATTGAGCAGCAAGAGGCCTTGGCAATTGGAACAGATGTTCGGACACTCTTTCGATCCTCGGGGGCAGCTGCCTTGCAGAAAGCAGCCAATTTTGGGGAAGTCAATCTCCTCAATCCCATATTGGTCCATTGTAGAAACTCCGGTAAGCCCTTCTATGCAATTCTGCACCGAATTGATGTAGGGTTAATTATAGATTTGGAGCCAGTGAATCCAGCTGATGTGCCAATTACAGCGGCTGGGGCATTAAAGTCATATAAGCTTGCTGCCAAAGCCATTTCAAGATTGCAATCTTTGCCAAGTGGGAATATATCACTGTTATGTGACGTGTTAGTCAAGGAAGCGAGTGAATTAACGGGTTATGATCGAGTGATGGTGTATAAATTTCATGAGGATGAGCATGGGGAAGTTATTGCAGAGTGCCGCAAACCCGACTTGGAACCCTATCTTGGTTTGCATTACCCAGCTACTGATATACCACAAGCTTCAAGATTCCTCTTCATGAAAAATAAGGTTAGGATGATATGTGATTGTTTGGCCCCGCCTGTTaaagttattcaaaacaaaagatTAGCTCAGCCATTGAGCCTCTGTGGATCCACATTGAGATCTCCTCATGGGTGTCATGCACAGTACATGGCGAATATGGGTTCGGTTGCATCGCTTGTGATGTCTGTGACCATCAATGAGGAAGATGATGATACAGAGAGTGAGCaacaaaagggaagaaaattgtggGGCTTGGTGGTTTGCCATAATACAAGCCCTAGGTTTGTTCCTTTCCCTTTGAGGTATGCCTGTGAGTTTTTGGTTCAAGTTTTTGGTGTACAAATTAGCAAGGAAATGGAGCTAGCTGCCCAAATGAAGGAGAAGCATATTTTGCAGACACAAACCGTGCTTTGCGACATGCTCCTTAGAGATGCACCTGTAGGAATTGTTACTCAATCACCTAATGTGATGGACCTGGTTAGGTGTGATGGAGCTGCGCTCTACTACCAGAAGAAATTTTGGTTGCTTGGGGTCACCCCTACAGAGGCACAGATTAGAGATATAGTTGAGTGGCTTCTTGAGTACCACAGTGGGAGTACAGGCTTAAGTACTGATAGCCTGATGGAAGCTGGCTACCCAGCTGCCTTAGTTCTTGGTGATGCAGTTTGTGGGATTGCTGCCGTTAAGATTAATTCAAACGATTTCCTTTTTTGGTTCCGGTCCCACACGGCAAAAGAGATTAAGTGGGGTGGTGCAAAACATGATCCTGATGATAAGGATGATGGGAGAAAGATGCACCCTAGATCCTCATTCAAGGCTTTTCTGGAGGTGGTAAAGCGGCGGAGCCTACCTTGGGAAGATGTGGAAATGGATGCCATCCATTCCTTGCAGCTGATATTGAGAGGCTCCTTGCAGGATAAGAGCGCAGATGACTCTAAAATGATTGTGAATGTTCCATCAGTTGATGCCAGCATAAAAATGGCTGATGACTTGCGCATAGTCACAAATGAAATGGTTCGTCTTATTGAAACAGCTTCTGTTCCCATCCTGGCTGTTGATGCCGCTGGTTGCATAAATGGGTGGAATAACAAAGCGGCCGAGCTAACAGGATTGATCATGCAGCAAGCCATTGGCATGCCCTTAATTGATCTTGTTGAGAATGATTCAGCCGACATGGTGAAGAAGATGCTCTCCATGGCATTGCAAG GTATAGAGGAGCAAAATGTTGAGATCAAACTCAAGACATTTGGTCCCCAGGAAAACAATGGCCCTGTTATATTGGTAGTTAATGCATGTTGTAGCCGAGACATAAAGGATAATGTCGTAGGGGTTTGCTTCGTTGGGCAAGATATCACAGGGCAAAAGATGGTTATGGACAAATATACTCGTATCCAAGGTGATTATGTTGGAATTGTGCGGAACCCATCCGCACTAATTCCTCCCATTTTTATGATGGACGAGCATGGTCGATGCTTGGAATGGAATGATGCAATGCAAAACTTGTCTGGTCTGAAGAGAGAAGAAGCCACTGATAGGATGCTTCTCGGGGAGGTTTTTACGGTCAATAATTTTGGTTGTCAGGTTAAAGATCATGACACATTAACCAAGCTCAGGATATTACTAAATGGAGCCATTGCAGGTCAGGATGCACAGAAATTGTTATTTGGGTTCTTTGATCAGCACGGTAAATACATTGAAGCATTACTTTCTGCAAACAAAAGGACTGATGCAGAGGGAAAGATCACTGGGGTTTTGTGCTTTTTGCACGTGGCTAGTCCTGAACTTCAACACGCCATGCAGGTGCAGAGAATATCGGAACAGGCTGCAGCTGATAGCCTCAAGAAATTGGCATATATTCGTCAGCAGATCAGGAAGCCTTTAAATGGAATAATGTTCATTCAGAATCTGATGGACTCATCTGAGTTAAGTCAAGACCAGAAAAAATTCCTGAGGACAAGCATGATGTGTCAAGAACAATTAACAAAGATCGTTGATGACACTGATCTCGAGAGCATTGAGGAATG CTATATGGAATTGAATTCTGCTGAGTTTAACCTAGGGGAAGTTTTGGAGGTTGTCATAAGTCAAGCGATGATTCTGAGCCGGGAGCGTCGGGTGGAGATCATTTATGATTCACCTGCTGAAGTGTCGTCCATGTTTTTGTATGGTGACAACTTGAGGCTTCAACAAGTCCTTTCAGATTTCTTAACAAATGCGCTTCTCTTCACCCCTGCATTTGAAGGATCATCAGTTGCACTCAGAGTAATTCCAAGAAGGGAGTCTATAGGGACAAAGGTTCACATTGTACATCTTGAATTTCG GATTGCCCATCCAGCACCTGGGATCCCAGAAGACTTGATCCAACAGATGTTTCACCACAGACAGGGTGTATCAAGGGAAGGTCTTGGCCTATACATTAACCAAAAGCTAGTGAAGATCATGAACGGCACAGTTCAGTATCTCAGAGAGGCACAGGGATCATCCTTCATCATTCTCATAGAGTTCCCATTGGCTCACCAGAACAGCAGCCAATGA